Within Epilithonimonas zeae, the genomic segment GAACCTTTGTTTTTGTCAGAATTAAATCCATCTCCAAAATCCCATTTTCTTGTTTTTCCGAAAGTGGTTTTGTCTTCAAATGTCAATGTATCGCCCACATTGAGAGATGTTGGATAAACTGCTGCAACAATATCGTCTGAGCTATGGATGACTTTTCTCTGTAACCACAAAATAATAATGGCCGCTAAAAGCAAAAGACTTATTACTGCAATAATAATGTTCTTCCTGTTTTTTTGGATGTAATTCATAATTAAAAGTTGTTAGTTATTTTTCATAAGTAATGCGTTATCTCTTTGCAATTTTTGATTTTTTCTTTCCTTGAAACCAATAGAACAATCTTCAAACTGTTTGGTGAAAATCTTGATGTTTTCATTTTTTTTACCCGCGATATTTTTGTCTTCCACATACATTTTGTAGAACTGGGCAATCTGCTTGTAAGATTCTTTTCTTGGATCCGTGATATTCACAGTTTCGAAAATGTTAGCAATATCATTAATGCTATATCTGATTTCGTTTTCCAAGAGAGGATTTTGATTCTCTACAGACACTTTTTCGATTTTGTTAAAAGTGCTGTCGATAACAGGTTGCGCAATTTTTTGACGATCATCGAATTTTACTTTTTCTTCCAAGGTCTGGATTGCCAGAATATCAGAATTGTTGAAGGGCGACTCATAACGGTACAGAATAATTACTGAAAGCAGCAAGACTGCAAAAAAGAGTAGTCCCAAAAGGTACAAGAAGTAGTATCTTTTTTCTTTGTTAGAAAGGATAATTTTGGCTTGCATAGTTTTTTAGTTTATTTTAATCGTCTTGCTATTTTTCCACCTGGCTCATTATTTTTGATTTGGGTATTGATTTTTTCTACTTTCCCCATACATTCATTTAGGTTTCTTATGGCATTTCTTTCTTTAGCAGTTACGTTAATGAGTTCATTTTTGAAAATGGTCATTTTTCCAATGTTTTTAGTCAGCGTAGAATATTGTTTGAAAGCTTTGCTGCTATCCGCTCCCATAATATTTTTAGTGTCCTGAAGATCTTCCAGAATTGAGTTTCTAAGGAAAATGTCATTCTGTACCCTGTCTGTATTTAGCAAAGCCATTTTATAGTAAATGGTATCCATTTTAATTTTCAGAAGTTCATTCCTGCTGAGAACATTTTTATAGTCATTCAGTTCTTTTTGAATTTGTTCTCTCTGAATTGTTGAGCTTTTGAAAAACAGAAAAACAGTTGTTAAGCTGATCGATATTAAAACAATGAATGAAAATATGAATCGGATAATTCCGTTTCTTACATCATCTGAGTTCAGTCTTTTTTGTCCTTGTGTAGCCATGATTTCTAAATACTTGAATTGTAATATCCGTTTTCTACACAAAATCGGGCAAGATCCAATTTGCTTTTAAGTCCCAGTTTTTCAGTCAATCTATTAATATAAGTATCAATTGTTCTTGTGCTTAAGCTTATTCGGTCGCCGATTTCTTTATTGCTGAATCCTTCATAGCACAGCTTAATGATATGAATCTCCGTAACGTTCAGTTCGTCTTGTTGTTTTTTCTGGCGATCCATGTAGCTTTTCACAACTTCTTCCTGCGACGCCCATTCTTTTTTATACTCCTCATAATCAGAATTTTTACTCAGAATACAATTTCTAAGAATATCTTTTATAATAATGCTGTTTTTTTGACAATAGAAAGTGTTAGGAATTTCGCTAAGAGTAGCGGCCATGTCATCCTGATAAGTTGTGGAGTAAGTAAGAATTGGAACATCCTTATTGTGTTGACGAATATATTTTATCGCTTCGATTCCGCTTAGGATTGGCATAAACAAGTTGATGATGAATACATCTTCTTGCTTTCTGTAAAGCCTGTTAATTAATTCGTTACCATTATTACAATCATTAACAATAGAAAACAAAGGGTTTTCCAAAAGCATTTTAACCAAAAACTGCTTAAAATAGAAATCGTTTTCTGCGATTGAAAAGCGTATCGCTTTTGTAGAAGTATTGTACATATTGAATATTCAGGGATTTTAGTTTTTAAAAAGGAGACCAAAAAGTTCAAAATATTTAAATCAATCGATTTAATAAAAAGCTAAATCAGAAGAATATTCTGCTGGGAGGAATTTTCCTTTTTGCAGAGCAGCAAGAGGAAATGATAAAGTGATAAAGTAAGCTATTCGATATAATCATTAAATAATTTTTAATAGAGTTTTACCCAAATTCTAAATCCGTTAATATTATTATTTGAAATAGTATCGAAAAATTAAACATCAAATATGTTGCCAATAAATTGTTAATAACTCAAATATGTTATGTATTGGTTAATTGTATTGTACTATTGTTGACTAATTAATATTTAGTTAAGATTATGTAAAATACAGATATAATGGGAGTTTTGAAGTTATTTTGCTTCCTAAGTAGTGACTTATTTTTTTCTAAATATTATGCATAATGATTTTTTTAATATTCAAAAACCAGAATAGAGTGTTTAGAGCCTGTTTAAAATATGAATTTTAGGATTTAAAAAAATAAGTTTATATAGACACAGATTTATTTTATTAATTTTATCTGATACAATTTTTAAATGGCAAGAGAAATTCTTTATCAGAAAATCGCAAAAATTATAGAAGAACAGATTCTTTCCGAAACCCTTCGGATTGGAGACAAATTACCTTCGATACGTTCGATACAAAAGAATTACAACGTTGGACTGAACACTGCGAAACAAGTATTTTTGGAGTTGGAAAGCAAATCGTTGGTAGAATCCCGACCAAGATCTGGATATTACGTAAGCAGAACTTTTCAGAGAAAAATGGCGCTTCCTTCTGTTAGTGAACCAAGGCTTGCTAAGAAAGAAAATACTCCGGAAGAGTTAACCCGAAAGGTTTTCGACTCACTTCAAGATAAAGATATTACAAGATTTTCATTAGGAATCCCAGATCAAAATTTGTTGCCGGTTGCCAAGTTAAATAAAGGGATTGTAAGAGCAATGCGAAGTCTTCCTGAAAGCGGAACCGAAATAGAGCCTGCACAAGGAAGCATTAATCTTCGCAGAAATATTGCCAAATGGTCGTTGGTTCTAGAAGGGAAGTTGACGGAAGATGATATTGTCACAACACATGGAACAATGAGTGCCATTTATTACTGTCTGCTTGCAGTTACAAAGCCCGGTGATACCATTGCTACAGAAAGTCCGATGTATTTTGGGATTTTACAGTTAGCAAAATCGATGGGGTTGAATGTTATTGAACTTCCGACACATCCTGTCACCGGAGTCGATTTGGATGCTCTGAAAAAAAATATTCATAAAATTAATGCTTGCTGTTTTGTAACCAATTTCAGTAATCCTTTGGGAAGCCTGATGCCGGATGAAAATAAAAAATTGCTTGTAGAGTTGCTGACTTACCACAATATCCCTTTGATCGAAGATGATTTGTTGGGAAACCTTTTCTTTGGAAATTCTCGCCCAAAGCCTTGTAAAGTATATGATGAGGCAGGAATTGTGATGTGGTGTGGCGGAGTTTCCAAGACTTTGTCTCCCGGTTATCGTGTAGGCTGGGTTGCTCCGGGAAAATTTAAAGAAAAAATTATTTGGCAGAAATTGGTACAGACCGTTTCAATGCCTTCACTGTTTCAGGAAGTGATTGCTGATTTTATGGAGTTTGGAAGATACGATCATCATTTGAGAGGCTTGCGACAGACTTTACATACTAATTGTCTGAAATTTCAGCGAACTATTGAAGATTATTTTCCGGAAAATACAAAAATTTCTCAGCCTCAAGGTGGTTTCTTTCTTTGGCTTGAGCTGGATGGAAAAATGGATACTTCTGAGCTTTATGAGATTGCTATGGCGCAGAAAATCAGCTTTGCGCCAGGAAGATTATTCACTCAGCACAATCAGTTTAATAATTGTATGAGGCTAAGTTTTGCATTGAATTGGAATGAAAAAGTTGAATCAGATTTAATCAAATTAGGAAATATTATTAAACAGAATTTCTAAAATCTGTATCCATAAAAATATTAAAAACTATGTCTGTGTTCATTCGGAAATTGTAAGGAGATTTGTTCTTATAATTTTTACTAATGTCAACTTCAACCAATCTTACAACAAAACATCTGCTTTTAGCTTTACTTACTGTTTTTATCTGGGGAACCAACTTTATTGCAATCTATATTGGGCTAAAAGAATTTCCGCCATTCTTATTGTGTGCTGCAAGATTTGGATTGG encodes:
- the tssO gene encoding type VI secretion system TssO, with the translated sequence MQAKIILSNKEKRYYFLYLLGLLFFAVLLLSVIILYRYESPFNNSDILAIQTLEEKVKFDDRQKIAQPVIDSTFNKIEKVSVENQNPLLENEIRYSINDIANIFETVNITDPRKESYKQIAQFYKMYVEDKNIAGKKNENIKIFTKQFEDCSIGFKERKNQKLQRDNALLMKNN
- the tssO gene encoding type VI secretion system TssO, whose amino-acid sequence is MATQGQKRLNSDDVRNGIIRFIFSFIVLISISLTTVFLFFKSSTIQREQIQKELNDYKNVLSRNELLKIKMDTIYYKMALLNTDRVQNDIFLRNSILEDLQDTKNIMGADSSKAFKQYSTLTKNIGKMTIFKNELINVTAKERNAIRNLNECMGKVEKINTQIKNNEPGGKIARRLK
- a CDS encoding response regulator transcription factor, with product MYNTSTKAIRFSIAENDFYFKQFLVKMLLENPLFSIVNDCNNGNELINRLYRKQEDVFIINLFMPILSGIEAIKYIRQHNKDVPILTYSTTYQDDMAATLSEIPNTFYCQKNSIIIKDILRNCILSKNSDYEEYKKEWASQEEVVKSYMDRQKKQQDELNVTEIHIIKLCYEGFSNKEIGDRISLSTRTIDTYINRLTEKLGLKSKLDLARFCVENGYYNSSI
- a CDS encoding PLP-dependent aminotransferase family protein, which gives rise to MAREILYQKIAKIIEEQILSETLRIGDKLPSIRSIQKNYNVGLNTAKQVFLELESKSLVESRPRSGYYVSRTFQRKMALPSVSEPRLAKKENTPEELTRKVFDSLQDKDITRFSLGIPDQNLLPVAKLNKGIVRAMRSLPESGTEIEPAQGSINLRRNIAKWSLVLEGKLTEDDIVTTHGTMSAIYYCLLAVTKPGDTIATESPMYFGILQLAKSMGLNVIELPTHPVTGVDLDALKKNIHKINACCFVTNFSNPLGSLMPDENKKLLVELLTYHNIPLIEDDLLGNLFFGNSRPKPCKVYDEAGIVMWCGGVSKTLSPGYRVGWVAPGKFKEKIIWQKLVQTVSMPSLFQEVIADFMEFGRYDHHLRGLRQTLHTNCLKFQRTIEDYFPENTKISQPQGGFFLWLELDGKMDTSELYEIAMAQKISFAPGRLFTQHNQFNNCMRLSFALNWNEKVESDLIKLGNIIKQNF